In Arachis stenosperma cultivar V10309 chromosome 1, arast.V10309.gnm1.PFL2, whole genome shotgun sequence, one DNA window encodes the following:
- the LOC130961932 gene encoding uncharacterized protein LOC130961932 isoform X2, producing MASCCSRRGREMRERGGADSDTATTPCSTSSLPLFRHERRTREEGNKTAKELSNGERRRASDLLPPVRPADPSPNCVASVKLSPSPLPEVAIGAATPLLSFFFSQVNFYGFACQKLRLMLSHWSFWTLSELLPVKFRWLLGRSFIPELETEFACCD from the exons ATGGCGTCCTGCTGCTCGCGTCGCGGAAGAGAGATGCGCGAAAGAGGAGGGGCCGATTCTGACACCGCCACGACGCCGTGCTCCACGTCGTCGTTGCCACTGTTCCGTCACGAGAGAAGGACGCGCGAGGAAGGAAACAAAACCGCGAAGGAGCTCAGCAACGGAGAGAGGAGACGCGCGTCGGATCTATTGCCGCCGGTTCGCCCAGCCGATCCGTCGCCAAACTGCGTCGCCTCTGTGAAGCTGTCTCCGTCGCCGCTGCCAGAGGTCGCCATCGGAGCTGCTACTCCACTTCTGTCATTCTTCTTTTCGCA GGTTAATTTTTATGGGTTTGCATGTCAAAAATTGAGATTGATGCTAAGCCACTGGAGCTTTTGGACGCTGTCAGAGCTACTGCCGGTTAAGTTCAGGTGGCTGCTGGGTCGTTCTTTTATTCCA GAATTAGAAACTGAGTTTGCATGTTGCGATTAA
- the LOC130961932 gene encoding uncharacterized protein LOC130961932 isoform X1, with amino-acid sequence MASCCSRRGREMRERGGADSDTATTPCSTSSLPLFRHERRTREEGNKTAKELSNGERRRASDLLPPVRPADPSPNCVASVKLSPSPLPEVAIGAATPLLSFFFSQVNFYGFACQKLRLMLSHWSFWTLSELLPVKFRWLLGRSFIPAVSAVEKASGAKVSVDVDFELRKKNSVDTYGLWFHLSRFLLIRL; translated from the exons ATGGCGTCCTGCTGCTCGCGTCGCGGAAGAGAGATGCGCGAAAGAGGAGGGGCCGATTCTGACACCGCCACGACGCCGTGCTCCACGTCGTCGTTGCCACTGTTCCGTCACGAGAGAAGGACGCGCGAGGAAGGAAACAAAACCGCGAAGGAGCTCAGCAACGGAGAGAGGAGACGCGCGTCGGATCTATTGCCGCCGGTTCGCCCAGCCGATCCGTCGCCAAACTGCGTCGCCTCTGTGAAGCTGTCTCCGTCGCCGCTGCCAGAGGTCGCCATCGGAGCTGCTACTCCACTTCTGTCATTCTTCTTTTCGCA GGTTAATTTTTATGGGTTTGCATGTCAAAAATTGAGATTGATGCTAAGCCACTGGAGCTTTTGGACGCTGTCAGAGCTACTGCCGGTTAAGTTCAGGTGGCTGCTGGGTCGTTCTTTTATTCCA GCTGTTTCTGCTGTTGAGAAAGCAAGTGGAGCTAAGGTTTCAGTTGACGTTGATTTCGAGCTGAGGAAAAAGAATTCAGTTGACACGTATGGGTTATGGTTTCACTTATCGAG